The following proteins are co-located in the Silene latifolia isolate original U9 population chromosome 1, ASM4854445v1, whole genome shotgun sequence genome:
- the LOC141651125 gene encoding uncharacterized protein LOC141651125, which yields MVTVILRKMSDKYREWPEKIPFALWGYRTSIRTATGATLYYLVYGMDAVQLVELEVPSLRILLESQVSNADWVQARYDSLVMIDERRLNALYHLQLYQKRIERTFNKKVKPRGISEGDLVLKSIRALLPIDPRGKFKPNWACPYLVKKILSGGAVRLTDLDGNDFTNPTNLDQLKKYYP from the coding sequence ATGGTTACAGTCATTTTGAGGAAGATGTCTGACAAATATAGGGAGTGGCCAGAGAAGATACCCTTCGCATTATGGGGGTATAGAACTTCGATTAGAACAGCCACGGGTGCAACCCTGTACTACTTAGTTTATGGGATGGACGCAGTCCAACTTGTTGAATTAGAGGTGCCATCCCTAAGGATCCTATTGGAAAGCCAGGTTTCCAACGCAGATTGGGTTCAAGCAAGGTATGATTCACTAGTCATGATCGACGAGCGGCGTTTGAATGCACTGTATCATCTCCAACTCTACCAGAAAAGGATAGAGAGAACTttcaacaaaaaggtgaaaccaaGGGGAATTAGTGAGGGTGATCTGGTTCTCAAGTCAATCAGAGCTCTGttaccaattgacccgaggggtaAGTTTAAACCAAATTGGGCATGCCCTTATTTGGTAAAGAAGATTTTGTCAGGAGGCGCTGTTCGATTAACAGATTTGGATGGGAATGACTTCACAAATCCTACGAATTTGGATcagctgaagaaatactatccctGA